One genomic window of Haloferax mediterranei ATCC 33500 includes the following:
- a CDS encoding SDR family oxidoreductase, whose translation MTRKRGRVLVAGATGRTGRLVLDALAETPFVVRALTRDSNAKADLRARGADEVVVGDLLEPGDARRAVADVDAVVSTVGVAAGLDTIRGDLVDGVGIENLVDAATASGTQRFVLMSSIGVGDSKDGLPLSLRAILTAAGVLSAKAQSETRLRNAPLDHTIIRPGALTDAPATGEVLVGEGGDSVCGSIPRADVANVLVHSLFTRETEKRTFEIVSRPGLRGRADRVVDVQWTPIPQDESQSGEREPAD comes from the coding sequence ATGACACGGAAGCGCGGCCGCGTCCTCGTCGCCGGTGCGACGGGTCGGACGGGCCGACTCGTCCTCGATGCGCTGGCGGAAACGCCGTTCGTCGTCAGGGCGCTGACCCGCGACTCCAACGCGAAAGCGGACCTCCGAGCACGCGGTGCTGACGAGGTCGTCGTCGGTGACTTATTAGAACCCGGTGACGCCCGGCGGGCGGTCGCCGATGTCGATGCCGTGGTCTCGACCGTTGGCGTCGCCGCTGGACTCGACACGATTCGCGGCGACCTCGTGGATGGAGTTGGCATCGAAAACCTCGTCGATGCCGCAACTGCTTCCGGAACCCAGCGATTCGTTCTTATGTCCTCTATCGGCGTCGGCGACTCGAAAGATGGTCTCCCGCTGTCGTTGCGGGCTATTCTCACCGCCGCCGGCGTCCTCTCAGCGAAAGCGCAGAGCGAAACGCGACTTCGGAACGCGCCGCTCGACCATACGATTATCCGGCCGGGTGCGCTCACCGACGCCCCCGCAACTGGCGAGGTGCTCGTCGGTGAGGGTGGTGACTCGGTCTGCGGAAGCATCCCACGGGCCGACGTGGCGAACGTCCTCGTCCACTCGCTATTCACGAGAGAAACAGAAAAACGGACGTTCGAAATCGTCTCGCGACCGGGACTTCGCGGCCGAGCGGACCGCGTCGTCGACGTACAGTGGACACCGATTCCGCAGGACGAATCCCAAAGCGGCGAGCGCGAGCCAGCAGATTAG
- the carB gene encoding carbamoyl-phosphate synthase large subunit: MTDEDTATGTQPDAEDRTILLIGSGPIQIGQAAEFDYSGAQACRALREEGARVVLVNSNPATIMTDPEMADKVYIEPITTDAISEIIEQERPDGVIAGLGGQTGLNVTAELAEEGVLDEFDVDIMGTPLDTIYATEDRDLFRQRMEKIGQPVPRSTTISLEDDEKVSNITESDLEERVEAAVDEVGGLPVIARTTYTLGGSGSGVVHEMDELVARVRKGLRLSRNSEVLITESISGWVELEYEVMRDADDSCIIICNMENIDPMGIHTGESTVVTPSQVIPDEGHQEMRDAALEVIRELGIQGGCNIQFAWHDDGTPGGEYRVVEVNPRVSRSSALASKATGYPIARVTAKVALGKRLHEITNEITGETTAAFEPAIDYVVTKVPRWPKDKFTDVDFELSTAMKSTGEAMAIGRTFEESLLKALRSSEYEPAADWDEVSDDELESEYLVKPTPDRPYAIFEAFERGYTTEDVVELTGIKEWYVERFGRVVESVAAASEGDFAEAASAGHTNASIAATTGATVDEVEQQVPGRTYKQVDTCAGEFAAQTPYYYSARQPEFLRGPLKGDAAGDELRVDRDIESVVVVGGGPIRIGQGVEFDYCSVHAVQALRDMGIDAHVVNNNPETVSTDYDTSDGLFFEPITAEEVADVVEAIDADGVMLQFGGQTSVNIGHPLESELKRRGLDCEILGTTIDAMDLAEDRDRFNRLMDDLGILQPEGGSATSESEALDLANDLGYPVLVRPSYVLGGRAMEVVYSDAELKEYIEEAVRVSPDKPILIDEFLADGVELDVDAVSDGENVLIGGVMEHVEAAGVHSGDSACMIPPRSLEEETMTRVREVTEDIASALGTVGLMNVQLAVKEKADGSNDVYVLEANPRSSRTVPFVSKATGVPIAKLAAKVMAGNTLSDLDVDEQIPEQVSVKEVVLPFDRLPGSDPRLGPEMKSTGEVMGTATTFGKAYEKAQAAANDPVPEDGTIFVDLADSEFPDADSEAGQELLDGLAEYYDVLTPDDVDDLLTSLREGELEFVVSRDRETLIDCVEEEVSYFSTYASAKAALKARGAADEDIDVHPVSERPRVVADWGK, translated from the coding sequence ATGACTGACGAGGACACCGCAACCGGGACTCAACCGGACGCAGAGGACCGGACGATTCTGCTCATCGGAAGTGGCCCAATCCAGATTGGACAGGCAGCGGAATTCGACTACTCGGGCGCGCAGGCCTGCCGCGCGCTCCGAGAAGAGGGTGCACGAGTTGTCCTCGTCAACTCGAATCCCGCGACGATTATGACGGACCCCGAGATGGCCGACAAGGTCTACATCGAACCTATCACGACCGACGCTATCTCGGAGATTATCGAACAGGAACGTCCCGATGGCGTCATCGCCGGACTGGGTGGCCAGACGGGGCTGAACGTCACGGCTGAACTGGCCGAGGAAGGCGTCCTCGACGAGTTCGACGTGGACATCATGGGGACGCCGCTGGACACTATCTACGCCACGGAGGACCGCGACCTCTTCCGCCAGCGGATGGAGAAAATCGGCCAGCCGGTTCCGCGTTCGACGACCATCTCGCTGGAGGACGACGAGAAGGTCTCCAACATCACCGAATCGGACCTCGAAGAACGCGTCGAAGCGGCCGTCGACGAAGTCGGTGGCCTGCCGGTCATCGCCCGCACGACCTACACGCTTGGCGGGTCCGGCTCCGGCGTCGTCCACGAGATGGATGAACTCGTCGCCCGCGTCCGCAAGGGGCTTCGTCTCTCTCGCAACAGCGAGGTGCTCATCACGGAGTCCATCTCCGGATGGGTCGAACTCGAATACGAAGTGATGCGCGACGCCGACGACTCGTGTATCATCATCTGCAACATGGAGAACATCGACCCGATGGGGATTCACACCGGCGAATCCACCGTCGTCACTCCATCGCAGGTCATTCCCGACGAGGGCCACCAGGAGATGCGTGACGCCGCGCTCGAAGTCATCCGCGAACTCGGAATCCAGGGTGGCTGTAACATCCAGTTCGCGTGGCATGACGACGGCACACCCGGCGGCGAATACCGCGTCGTCGAAGTGAACCCCCGCGTCTCTCGCTCCTCCGCGCTCGCCTCGAAGGCGACCGGGTACCCCATCGCCCGCGTGACCGCAAAGGTCGCACTCGGCAAGCGCCTCCACGAGATTACCAACGAGATTACGGGCGAGACCACCGCCGCCTTCGAACCGGCAATCGACTACGTCGTCACGAAGGTTCCCCGGTGGCCCAAGGACAAGTTCACCGACGTGGACTTCGAGCTTTCGACGGCGATGAAGTCCACGGGTGAGGCGATGGCCATCGGCCGGACGTTCGAAGAGTCGCTGTTGAAGGCGCTTCGCTCCTCCGAGTACGAACCCGCCGCCGATTGGGACGAGGTGTCCGACGACGAACTCGAATCGGAGTACCTCGTGAAGCCGACGCCGGACCGTCCGTACGCCATCTTCGAGGCGTTCGAGCGCGGGTACACTACTGAAGACGTGGTCGAACTCACGGGCATCAAAGAATGGTACGTCGAGCGCTTCGGACGCGTCGTCGAGTCCGTGGCCGCCGCCTCGGAGGGCGACTTCGCCGAGGCCGCCTCTGCTGGCCACACGAACGCCAGCATCGCTGCGACAACTGGAGCGACCGTTGACGAAGTCGAACAACAGGTTCCCGGACGCACGTACAAACAGGTCGACACCTGTGCTGGCGAGTTCGCCGCACAGACCCCGTATTACTACTCCGCGCGCCAGCCGGAATTCCTCCGCGGGCCGCTCAAGGGCGACGCCGCGGGCGACGAACTTCGCGTCGACCGTGACATCGAGAGCGTCGTGGTTGTCGGCGGTGGCCCCATCCGCATTGGACAGGGAGTCGAGTTCGACTACTGTTCTGTCCACGCTGTGCAGGCGCTCCGCGACATGGGCATCGACGCGCACGTCGTCAACAACAACCCCGAGACGGTCTCGACCGACTACGACACCTCCGACGGTCTCTTCTTCGAGCCGATTACGGCCGAAGAGGTCGCCGACGTTGTCGAGGCAATCGACGCCGACGGCGTGATGCTCCAGTTCGGTGGGCAGACCTCGGTCAACATCGGCCATCCGCTCGAATCCGAACTCAAGCGCCGCGGTCTCGACTGCGAGATTCTCGGTACGACCATCGACGCGATGGACCTCGCCGAGGACCGCGACCGCTTCAACCGCCTGATGGACGACCTCGGCATCCTGCAACCGGAAGGTGGCTCCGCGACGAGCGAGTCCGAAGCGCTCGACCTCGCCAACGACCTCGGCTACCCAGTTCTCGTCCGCCCGTCGTACGTGCTCGGCGGCCGCGCGATGGAAGTCGTCTACTCCGACGCGGAACTCAAAGAGTACATCGAGGAAGCAGTTCGCGTCTCGCCGGACAAACCAATCCTCATCGACGAGTTCCTCGCCGACGGCGTCGAACTCGACGTGGACGCCGTCTCCGACGGCGAAAACGTCCTCATCGGCGGGGTGATGGAACACGTCGAGGCTGCGGGTGTCCACTCCGGCGACTCCGCCTGTATGATTCCGCCGCGTTCGCTCGAGGAGGAGACGATGACCCGCGTGCGCGAGGTTACAGAGGACATTGCCAGCGCCCTCGGTACGGTCGGTCTCATGAACGTCCAATTGGCGGTCAAGGAGAAGGCAGACGGCTCGAACGACGTGTACGTCCTCGAAGCAAACCCGCGCTCGTCGCGCACTGTCCCGTTCGTTTCGAAGGCGACGGGCGTGCCGATTGCCAAACTCGCCGCGAAGGTCATGGCCGGCAACACGCTTTCCGACCTCGACGTGGACGAACAGATTCCCGAGCAGGTGTCGGTCAAGGAAGTCGTCCTTCCGTTCGACCGCCTGCCGGGTTCGGACCCGCGTCTCGGCCCGGAGATGAAGTCCACGGGTGAAGTCATGGGGACCGCGACCACCTTCGGCAAAGCCTACGAGAAGGCCCAAGCCGCGGCGAACGACCCTGTTCCGGAGGACGGAACCATCTTCGTCGACCTCGCCGACTCGGAGTTCCCCGACGCCGACAGCGAGGCCGGACAGGAGCTTCTCGATGGACTCGCCGAGTATTACGACGTACTCACGCCCGACGACGTGGACGACCTTCTTACGTCGCTCCGCGAGGGCGAACTCGAGTTCGTCGTCTCCCGCGACCGCGAGACACTCATCGACTGTGTCGAAGAGGAAGTTAGCTACTTCTCCACCTACGCCTCCGCGAAGGCTGCCCTCAAAGCACGCGGCGCAGCGGACGAAGACATCGACGTTCACCCCGTCTCCGAGCGTCCGCGCGTCGTCGCCGATTGGGGCAAGTAA
- a CDS encoding S66 family peptidase: MPPVFTTPPPLETESQIAIVAPSRPIDESHLDRACTRLRETFSLEPVVFESARKDWEWLRDNPRARAEDIMEAFEDPSIRGVIAVTGGDDQLRVLPHLDPTRLTASPTRFFGYSDNDNLRLYLWKHGIVSYGATLHPTLTVDSQIHPYVERYLNRAFFQRSLGVVEPTPEWTDEWFDFDTGEPREWRDNPGRTWHGEARVTGRLWGGNFSIVKWHLQTDHYLPSLDELDGAILALETSEDVPLPREIRYTLRAMGERGLLERFDGLVMGRPRTHSPGLEWEPPADYGEQLREEVLSVLGEYNPDATAVFDVEFGHADPNVPLPLGAKATLDPTVGRIRIE; encoded by the coding sequence ATGCCACCCGTGTTCACGACCCCTCCACCACTCGAAACCGAGAGCCAAATCGCTATCGTCGCCCCGTCGCGTCCCATCGACGAGTCGCATCTCGACCGGGCATGTACGCGGCTTCGAGAGACGTTTTCGCTCGAACCGGTCGTCTTCGAGTCGGCTCGAAAGGACTGGGAGTGGCTTCGAGATAATCCACGGGCGCGCGCGGAAGACATTATGGAGGCGTTCGAAGACCCCTCGATACGCGGCGTTATCGCTGTCACCGGCGGCGACGACCAACTGCGCGTGCTTCCCCATCTCGACCCGACCAGACTGACCGCCTCCCCGACTCGCTTCTTCGGCTACAGCGACAACGACAATCTCCGACTGTACCTGTGGAAACACGGCATCGTGAGCTACGGCGCGACGCTCCACCCGACGCTCACGGTTGACTCTCAGATTCACCCCTACGTCGAGCGGTATCTGAATCGCGCATTCTTTCAGCGGTCGCTCGGGGTCGTCGAACCGACTCCCGAGTGGACCGACGAGTGGTTCGATTTCGACACTGGAGAGCCACGTGAGTGGCGTGACAATCCGGGCCGGACGTGGCACGGTGAAGCGCGCGTGACTGGGCGGCTCTGGGGAGGCAATTTCAGCATCGTGAAGTGGCACCTCCAGACCGACCACTATCTCCCCTCCCTCGACGAACTCGATGGGGCGATTCTCGCACTGGAAACGTCGGAGGACGTCCCACTCCCCCGTGAGATCCGCTACACGCTTCGGGCGATGGGCGAGCGCGGTCTCCTCGAACGGTTCGACGGTCTCGTGATGGGACGACCCCGAACGCACTCACCGGGGTTAGAGTGGGAGCCACCCGCGGACTACGGCGAGCAACTCCGCGAAGAAGTGCTGTCGGTTCTCGGCGAGTACAACCCCGACGCGACGGCGGTGTTCGACGTCGAATTCGGCCACGCAGACCCGAACGTCCCGCTTCCATTGGGCGCGAAGGCGACGCTGGACCCGACTGTGGGTCGGATTCGAATCGAGTAG
- a CDS encoding DUF5815 family protein: protein MSEPRVPGGRGAVLELPCGEEKRVRELDLGKREFDCPCGDTHAVVMDAHPPDRFIPEFLVEILQETIETTSEDMPEFGTAHLMGIVLEEFPEAVISEDVSDDGEVGAGIVWVTDFDSRRLHEIIVELVVELMEHAVSHADDDSVVSEFESKMLEFDVSEFVEQYRAQRDLDPEPYM, encoded by the coding sequence ATGTCTGAACCGCGCGTTCCCGGCGGTCGCGGGGCCGTCTTGGAGTTGCCCTGTGGCGAAGAAAAGCGCGTCCGGGAACTCGACTTGGGCAAACGAGAGTTCGACTGCCCCTGTGGCGACACGCACGCCGTCGTCATGGACGCGCACCCACCGGACCGATTCATTCCCGAATTCCTCGTCGAAATCCTTCAGGAGACGATTGAAACGACGAGCGAGGATATGCCCGAGTTCGGCACGGCGCACCTCATGGGAATCGTCCTCGAAGAGTTCCCCGAAGCCGTCATCTCCGAAGATGTCTCCGATGACGGCGAAGTCGGCGCGGGCATCGTCTGGGTGACCGACTTCGATTCTCGAAGGCTCCACGAGATTATCGTCGAACTCGTCGTCGAACTCATGGAACACGCCGTGAGCCACGCCGACGACGACAGCGTCGTCTCCGAGTTCGAATCGAAGATGCTCGAGTTCGACGTGAGCGAGTTCGTCGAACAGTACCGCGCCCAGCGCGACCTCGACCCAGAACCGTACATGTGA
- a CDS encoding GNAT family N-acetyltransferase: MHLRFLPEEHRETYGEFLNYAFRPQEGPNWDDNRIPDPEIYHPRGFYDAPPDTPAADLDSADLVTVCAFYDFTARVRDEWHPLPGISAVASPPEARRQGHIAAMLDELLVEFRDSGRYLSALWPFKYEFYRRFGWATTNNYAQTTVPPDELSAAVPEPDGEFVRLDADDWDRTESIYATAATEDLALDRTEGWIRHRLFRRWDSDPYVYGWERDGDLRGYVVYTVDGDFDSRTLTVYELVGVDADARSHLLRFLRDHDSQVDEVFFKREHESTRLIDDLTDPRAATVEIQPGPMVRITDVSAALEAVSLPEDATCDLVIDVADDRCEWNDGAFRLVVEAGSATVEATNVDSDVAVEIGALSQLLVGAQSVDELVRTEALSVADADAADTLRAVFTERDVFLREGF, translated from the coding sequence ATGCATCTTCGTTTCCTTCCCGAAGAACACCGCGAGACGTACGGCGAATTTCTCAATTACGCCTTCCGTCCGCAAGAAGGCCCTAACTGGGACGATAACCGCATTCCCGACCCCGAGATATACCACCCCAGAGGGTTCTACGACGCACCACCCGACACACCAGCGGCGGACCTCGACTCAGCAGACCTCGTGACCGTCTGCGCCTTCTACGACTTCACGGCGCGCGTCCGCGACGAGTGGCACCCACTTCCCGGCATCTCGGCGGTCGCATCGCCGCCGGAAGCGCGCCGACAGGGACACATTGCCGCGATGCTCGACGAACTTCTCGTCGAGTTCCGCGATAGCGGTCGCTATCTCTCGGCGCTGTGGCCGTTCAAGTACGAGTTCTACCGCCGATTCGGGTGGGCGACGACGAACAACTACGCGCAGACGACCGTCCCGCCGGACGAACTCTCGGCGGCCGTCCCCGAACCGGACGGCGAATTCGTGCGCCTCGACGCCGACGACTGGGACCGGACCGAATCTATCTACGCCACTGCCGCGACCGAAGACCTCGCGCTCGACCGAACCGAAGGATGGATTCGACACCGTCTCTTCCGCAGGTGGGACTCCGACCCCTACGTGTACGGGTGGGAACGAGATGGCGACCTCCGCGGCTACGTCGTCTACACGGTGGACGGTGACTTCGACTCCCGGACGCTCACCGTTTACGAACTCGTCGGCGTCGACGCCGACGCACGAAGCCACCTGCTTCGGTTCCTCCGTGACCACGATTCGCAGGTTGACGAGGTCTTCTTCAAACGCGAGCACGAGTCCACCCGCCTCATCGACGACCTGACCGACCCGCGGGCGGCGACAGTCGAGATTCAGCCGGGACCGATGGTCCGAATCACGGATGTTTCGGCGGCGCTTGAAGCCGTGTCGCTGCCGGAGGACGCAACCTGTGACCTCGTTATCGATGTGGCCGACGACCGCTGCGAGTGGAACGATGGCGCGTTCCGTCTCGTCGTCGAAGCAGGATCGGCAACCGTCGAAGCGACCAATGTCGACTCGGACGTGGCAGTCGAAATCGGCGCGCTTTCACAACTACTCGTCGGCGCACAGTCAGTCGACGAGTTGGTTCGGACCGAGGCCCTATCAGTCGCTGATGCGGACGCAGCCGACACACTCAGAGCGGTCTTCACCGAGCGGGACGTCTTCCTCCGAGAAGGTTTCTAA
- a CDS encoding FxsA family protein yields MRTRTLIALLLLIPFSDALLLVVVAQHIDLVPTVALVVLTGLVGMLIVRAEGRHTLRSLQRKFARGDLPTNEVMDGGLLIAAGAFLLTPGLVTDTIGFLLAIPVTRYPIRTVLKRFVVKPYLDKRADGFVTGNVWTAGFPQDETTNGGGGSGSGGGDGVYDADPDSYRFGGQDSE; encoded by the coding sequence ATGCGAACGCGTACGCTCATTGCGCTCTTGCTCCTCATCCCCTTCTCCGACGCGTTGCTGCTCGTGGTCGTGGCGCAGCACATCGACCTCGTCCCCACCGTCGCACTGGTGGTCCTGACCGGCCTGGTCGGGATGCTCATCGTCCGCGCCGAAGGGAGACACACGCTTCGAAGTCTCCAGCGGAAATTTGCTCGCGGTGACCTCCCGACGAACGAGGTCATGGACGGCGGACTGCTCATCGCGGCGGGTGCGTTCCTCCTCACGCCGGGACTCGTCACCGACACCATTGGCTTCCTCCTCGCCATTCCGGTGACTCGGTACCCCATCCGCACGGTGCTCAAGCGCTTTGTCGTCAAGCCGTACCTCGACAAGCGGGCCGACGGCTTCGTCACCGGAAACGTCTGGACCGCTGGCTTCCCGCAGGACGAGACCACAAACGGCGGTGGCGGCAGTGGCAGTGGCGGCGGCGACGGCGTTTACGACGCGGACCCCGACTCGTACCGCTTCGGCGGGCAGGACTCCGAGTAA
- a CDS encoding DUF255 domain-containing protein: MTDETRVEWRSWGPDAFAEARATDKPVLLSLTATWCEDCHEMDAETYAEPRIAANLNDGFVPIRVDVDRHPRIRERYNMGGFPSTVFLAPDGHPITGATFIGPEGMRQVIDRVREVWEKKGSDAGRTPRALAGDLPPAGEVSPQIEAHLAGQLEVNFDESHGGWGDAAKFPLPRTVEFALKRDQQRALRTLDAIRDGLFDPVEGGFFRYADDAAWTKPNREKTLESNAALLRAFANGYRYTGEEAYRDPAVETAEFLVESLWTGTGFGGSMGPASGTDYYLLGAEGRASAPGPRTDLTVYAGGNALAVDALLVLSGLTDHEQAREFAARTLDRIAEDLVEDGVVTHFHSGGDVGESLLLEDHARVVTAACRARQVLGDGTVAGESYLDFAAAVADAAIDELFVDDSFLDGPASGEALLSSPLRPLDGNAEMANALLDLAALTDDDTYRDVAETTIGAFAGAWDRIGVQVAEYGTAAARLLRDPILIELGDEAWSDLHRAALRVADHEALVVPEADVTDGVARVSSGTTSVEATTPDELMQAVSSVTPDA, encoded by the coding sequence ATGACCGACGAGACACGCGTCGAGTGGCGGTCGTGGGGTCCCGACGCGTTCGCCGAAGCACGAGCGACGGACAAGCCTGTCCTGCTATCGCTGACAGCGACGTGGTGTGAAGACTGTCACGAGATGGACGCCGAGACGTACGCGGAACCGCGCATCGCCGCGAACCTCAACGACGGGTTCGTGCCGATTCGGGTCGATGTGGACCGCCACCCGCGCATCCGCGAGCGATACAACATGGGCGGGTTCCCGTCGACGGTGTTTCTCGCGCCGGACGGCCACCCGATTACGGGCGCGACGTTCATCGGTCCGGAGGGGATGCGACAGGTCATCGACCGCGTCCGCGAAGTGTGGGAAAAGAAGGGGTCCGACGCCGGGCGAACCCCGCGCGCACTCGCTGGTGACCTCCCACCAGCGGGCGAAGTCTCGCCGCAAATCGAGGCGCACCTCGCCGGCCAATTGGAAGTCAACTTCGACGAATCCCACGGTGGATGGGGTGACGCCGCGAAGTTCCCACTTCCGCGGACCGTCGAGTTCGCCCTGAAACGCGACCAACAGCGCGCGCTCCGGACGCTCGATGCGATTCGTGACGGTCTATTCGACCCCGTCGAAGGCGGCTTTTTCCGCTACGCTGACGACGCGGCGTGGACAAAGCCGAATCGCGAGAAGACGCTGGAGTCGAACGCCGCACTTCTCCGAGCATTCGCCAACGGCTATCGGTACACCGGCGAGGAGGCGTACCGTGACCCCGCCGTCGAGACGGCCGAATTCCTCGTGGAGTCGCTGTGGACCGGGACCGGATTCGGTGGGAGCATGGGTCCCGCTTCGGGAACCGATTACTACCTCCTCGGGGCTGAGGGTCGTGCGAGTGCACCGGGACCACGAACCGACCTCACGGTCTACGCCGGCGGCAACGCCCTCGCGGTGGACGCGCTCTTGGTTCTCAGCGGCCTCACAGACCACGAACAGGCCCGCGAGTTCGCCGCTCGAACTCTCGACCGAATCGCCGAAGACCTCGTCGAGGACGGCGTCGTGACGCACTTCCACTCAGGCGGCGACGTCGGCGAGTCGCTTCTCCTCGAAGACCATGCGCGTGTGGTCACCGCGGCCTGCCGCGCCCGGCAGGTACTCGGTGACGGCACCGTCGCAGGCGAGTCCTATCTCGACTTCGCCGCGGCAGTTGCAGACGCAGCCATCGATGAACTGTTCGTCGACGATTCGTTCCTCGACGGCCCTGCGAGCGGCGAGGCGCTTCTCTCGTCGCCGCTTCGCCCCCTCGACGGGAACGCCGAGATGGCGAACGCGCTTCTCGACCTCGCCGCGCTCACGGACGACGACACCTATCGCGACGTGGCCGAGACGACTATCGGCGCGTTCGCCGGCGCGTGGGACCGCATCGGCGTGCAGGTCGCCGAGTACGGGACCGCGGCGGCACGACTCCTTCGCGACCCGATTCTCATCGAACTCGGCGACGAGGCCTGGTCTGACCTTCACCGCGCCGCGCTCCGCGTTGCCGACCACGAGGCACTGGTCGTCCCCGAAGCCGATGTTACCGACGGTGTTGCCCGTGTCAGCTCTGGAACTACATCAGTGGAAGCAACCACTCCCGACGAGTTGATGCAGGCGGTCTCCTCAGTCACACCCGACGCCTAA
- a CDS encoding TrmB family transcriptional regulator, with translation MTSLRDLGLSEYEARAYRALLRTGATTAKELSRASDVPMGRIYDVLNSLEQYHLIRSQAASRPKKYVAVEPDTALDRLLESKHQELEEKAEQYENVVAELTDELDAAEPVHDQFWTAAVGADETMDLLVERLAAADDTLIMVAGTPSPQFDLGTLGDLVVEELEAALERGVEISLLMSPDLVDSLPESVGRRYMNRLSKLPNFHVRTAENLTGVFNLIDDVEVCIEVHNPLNPGQAFAMIDLKDPDFAADLRSTFDPRWEEATPLPL, from the coding sequence ATGACCAGTCTTCGAGACCTCGGGTTGTCCGAGTACGAAGCCCGTGCGTACCGAGCATTGCTGCGGACCGGTGCGACGACGGCGAAAGAATTGTCGCGTGCGAGCGACGTTCCGATGGGTCGGATTTACGACGTGCTGAACAGCCTCGAACAGTATCATCTCATCCGGAGTCAGGCGGCGAGTCGCCCGAAAAAGTACGTCGCTGTCGAACCGGACACGGCGCTCGACCGACTCCTCGAAAGCAAGCACCAGGAGTTAGAAGAGAAAGCAGAGCAGTACGAAAACGTCGTCGCGGAGTTGACCGACGAACTCGACGCCGCAGAGCCGGTTCACGACCAGTTCTGGACGGCCGCCGTCGGTGCAGACGAGACGATGGACCTGCTCGTCGAGCGGTTGGCAGCGGCCGACGACACGCTCATCATGGTTGCCGGAACGCCCTCGCCGCAGTTCGACCTCGGCACGCTCGGCGACCTCGTCGTCGAAGAACTCGAAGCAGCACTCGAACGAGGCGTCGAGATATCGCTCCTTATGTCACCGGACCTCGTCGACAGTCTTCCCGAGAGCGTCGGTCGGCGGTACATGAATCGGCTCTCGAAGCTCCCGAACTTCCACGTTCGGACGGCGGAGAATCTCACAGGCGTGTTCAACCTCATCGACGACGTCGAAGTCTGTATCGAGGTTCACAACCCGCTCAACCCAGGACAGGCGTTTGCGATGATCGACCTGAAAGACCCCGACTTCGCCGCGGACCTTCGGTCGACGTTCGACCCGCGCTGGGAAGAGGCAACGCCGCTTCCGTTGTAA
- the mptA gene encoding GTP cyclohydrolase MptA, which produces MSHQLPDVQASQPDVTVGLSQVGVTGVEKLVKIARDGKRPLVLMAEFEVFVDLPGGRKGIDMSRNMQVIDEVLEAAVSEPAYRVEDMCGDAAERLLAKHDYTSTAKVSMTAELVVREDTPASGLSTQSTAQIIASATATEDGTREEIGAEVVGMTVCPCSQGMSASRARDVLQDLSVDDDTIEEFLEKVPQPGHSQRGHATLTVETEGSPDVDLIDLIDIARDSMSARIYNLAKRPDEDHMTYHAHANAKFVEDCVRSMAEMAVDSFEHLDDDAVVHMKQSNDESIHQHNAHAEREVTLGRLRDELDV; this is translated from the coding sequence ATGAGTCACCAGTTGCCTGACGTCCAGGCCTCTCAGCCGGACGTGACCGTCGGGTTGAGCCAAGTCGGCGTCACAGGCGTCGAGAAGCTCGTCAAGATCGCCCGCGACGGAAAGCGTCCCCTCGTCTTGATGGCGGAGTTCGAAGTCTTCGTCGATCTTCCGGGAGGCCGCAAGGGCATCGACATGAGCCGAAATATGCAGGTCATCGACGAGGTGCTCGAAGCGGCGGTCTCCGAACCCGCCTACCGCGTCGAAGATATGTGCGGCGACGCCGCCGAGCGCCTCCTCGCGAAACACGACTACACGTCGACCGCCAAGGTCAGCATGACCGCTGAACTCGTCGTCCGCGAGGACACCCCCGCGAGCGGTCTCTCCACGCAAAGCACCGCCCAGATCATTGCGAGTGCGACCGCTACCGAGGACGGAACCCGCGAAGAGATCGGCGCAGAAGTCGTCGGAATGACCGTCTGTCCCTGCTCGCAGGGAATGTCCGCCTCCCGCGCCCGCGACGTGCTCCAAGACCTCTCGGTCGACGACGACACCATCGAGGAGTTCCTCGAAAAGGTCCCGCAACCGGGTCACTCCCAGCGCGGCCACGCGACGCTCACCGTCGAAACGGAAGGGTCGCCGGATGTCGACCTGATCGACCTGATCGATATCGCCCGTGATTCGATGTCCGCGCGCATCTACAACCTCGCAAAGCGCCCGGACGAAGACCACATGACGTACCACGCCCACGCGAACGCGAAGTTCGTCGAAGACTGCGTCCGGTCGATGGCGGAGATGGCCGTCGATTCGTTCGAGCATCTCGATGACGACGCGGTGGTCCACATGAAACAGTCGAACGACGAATCGATTCACCAGCACAACGCGCACGCAGAGCGCGAAGTGACGCTGGGGCGACTCCGCGACGAACTCGACGTCTAA